In the Mytilus trossulus isolate FHL-02 chromosome 1, PNRI_Mtr1.1.1.hap1, whole genome shotgun sequence genome, one interval contains:
- the LOC134697368 gene encoding orexin receptor type 2-like — protein MILPRHGSLERRCCVSVLVSVVTLTAISVERYLAICRPLSFRGSRFRTALAVLIIWILSLVSSFPYLVFMTLIHDDLVPESIVLLTSCVSSDFNQEYIFQIFLMVIFFLIPFLIMTYTYIRIALCLWRSSTSGSVVLNSRSEGATIQSRARKRTARMLIVVVIVFFICYIPVYLSNIFRYAGLTNTTNQDVLALTTLTSHLLCYFNSAINPVIYNFMSEKFKKEFRVACKLCGLAPTHGRHGTLTATVKMDTVTEKLCSDRSIKRFPYQNSHEAASEDSKFLH, from the exons ATGATATTGCCCAGACATGGTTCCTTGGAGAGACGATGT tGTGTCAGTGTGCTAGTATCTGTGGTGACCTTGACAGCTATATCAGTTGAACGATACTTAGCTATCTGCCGACCATTGTCATTCCGAGGCTCCAGGTTCCGAACAGCCCTTGCTGTGCTGATAATATGGATACTTTCTCTAGTGTCCTCGTTTCCATATCTGGTGTTTATGACATTGATTCATGATGATTTAGTTCCTGAATCAATTGTATTGCTAACAAGTTGTGTATCATCCGATTTCAACCAAGAATACATATTCCAGATATTTTTGATGGTAATATTTTTCCTGATCCCATTCCtcataatgacatatacatACATTCGGATCGCTTTGTGTTTATGGAGAAGCAGTACATCAGGCTCTGTTGTTTTAA ATAGTAGATCGGAAGGAGCAACAATACAATCCAGAGCGAGAAAACGAACTGCCCGGATGTTGATAGTTGTAgttattgtgttttttatttgttacattcCGGTTTATTTGAGTAATATATTCAG ATATGCAGGTTTGACAAATACAACCAATCAAGATGTCCTTGCTTTAACAACTTTAACATCTCATCTCCTTTGCTATTTCAATAGTGCCATCAATcctgttatttataattttatgagTG aaaagttcAAGAAAGAATTCCGCGTGGCTTGTAAACTTTGTGGCTTAGCACCGACACATGGAAGACACGGAACATTAACAG CTACTGTCAAAATGGACACTGTAACAGA GAAACTGTGCAGTGATCGTTCTATAAAGAGATTCCCTTATCAGAATTCACATGAAGCAGCATCAGAAGACTCGAAGTTTCTCCATTAA